Proteins encoded in a region of the Rutidosis leptorrhynchoides isolate AG116_Rl617_1_P2 chromosome 9, CSIRO_AGI_Rlap_v1, whole genome shotgun sequence genome:
- the LOC139867301 gene encoding uncharacterized protein: MASSRLSPTAVNHHHNRNSPILTATNPHLPSINSLPFCNISTSKITSSSQRSYQLPSRNSNLWRGRCGATPPESGPPPGDEQDSSSGSIVSLSRLQESAQIFFAVFFWMSLFFWSSVWDGRNNGKSDKGPRFWK, translated from the exons ATGGCGTCCAGTCGTCTATCTCCGACTGCCGTAAACCATCATCACAACCGGAATTCACCTATTCTCACCGCTACGAATCCTCATCTACCATCAATAAACTCCCTTCCATTCTGCAATATTTCCACCAGCAAAATCACATCATCATCACAACGTTCGTATCAGCTTCCGTCGCGAAATTCGAATCTATGGCGTGGACGGTGCGGTGCGACGCCACCGGAGTCTGGCCCTCCGCCTGGTGATGAACAGGATTCTAGTTCTG GTTCAATTGTATCACTCTCTAGATTACAAGAAAGTGCTCAGATCTTTTTTGCTGTTTTCTTTTGGATGTCTCTCTTCTTCTGGTCATCTGTTTGGGATGGAAGGAATAATGGAAAATCCGACAAGGGGCCTAGATTCTGGAAATGA
- the LOC139869377 gene encoding uncharacterized protein has protein sequence MLLRCSSTPILHSSQPIQSSPLTRTHSVSFISNKNTYDLHSNSTIKKNARDECSKMLQMSTIGGNGGCGNGGKLCVGGGNGSNGGSDHGHNDTELYYQNMMEANPGNALLLANYAKFLKEVRYNHKKAEEYYERAILANPNDGNVLSMYADLIWQDHRDGNRAESYFNQAIEADPHDCCVLASYARFLWDVEDDDEEDISAINRNWMFNTSTSLIVV, from the exons ATGCTGTTGAGATGCTCCTCAACACCTATCCTTCATTCATCTCAACCCATACAATCATCACCCCTCACTCGAACCCATTCCGTCTCTTTTATATCCAACAAGAATACATATGATCTACACTCGAATAGTACTATAAAGAAAAACGCACGTGATGAATGTAGTAAGATGTTGCAAATGTCAACGATAGGCGGTAATGGTGGATGTGGCAATGGTGGTAAGTTATGTGTTGGTGGTGGGAATGGATCTAATGGTGGTTCGGATCATGGACATAATGATACCGAATTGTACTATCAAAATATGATGGAAGCCAACCCGGGCAATGCCTTGTTACTAGCTAATTACGCGAAGTTCTTGAAAGAA GTTCGATACAATCACAAGAAGGCGGAAGAGTACTATGAAAGAGCAATTCTTGCAAATccaaatgatggaaatgttttatCAATGTATGCTGATCTAATTTGGCAGGATCATAGAGATGGTAATCGTGCCGAATCTTACTTTAATCAAGCAATCGAAGCAGATCCCCATGACTG TTGTGTTTTGGCTTCTTATGCTCGATTCTTATGGGACgtagaggatgatgatgaagaagatattAGCGCGATAAATAGGAACTGGATGTTTAATACTAGTACTTCACTAATTGTAGTTTAG